In Carassius carassius chromosome 5, fCarCar2.1, whole genome shotgun sequence, one genomic interval encodes:
- the LOC132141486 gene encoding histo-blood group ABO system transferase-like, with the protein MVLRQSFLIILAFFGMVLCGLVYLNTNQNSCKPEIIEKVITKEIRKPENVALRSLPGLVYNQPSALVSRTDVASVTSWLAPIIWEGTFDPTLIDSIYKQQNLTIATTVFALGKYTRFLKDFLESAEEHYFVGFRVHYYLFTDKPEEVPEVKMSENHSLTVRKIPSMNRWQDISMGRMEILEKLIKNELASEADYIFCLDVDTKFHGRWSVESLGRLVGVIHAWFFDAPRNQFTYERRPESQAYIPAGEGDYYFTGAAFGGSLEDVHHLTKTCREQMNIDIANSIEAIWHEESHLNKYFLYNKPSKLLSPEYLWRDINAGAGQIKVVRFTHVAKNNAEVRPNK; encoded by the exons GCTAGTTTACCTGAACACCAACCAGAACAG tTGCAAACCGGAGATCATAGAAAAAGTCATCACCAA GGAAATTAGGAAGCCAGAAAACGTTGCATTGCGCTCATTGCCGGG GCTTGTGTACAACCAGCCCAGTGCGCTGGTAAG TCGGACAGATGTTGCTTCTGTAACGTCATGGTTAGCCCCAATCATCTGGGAGGGAACCTTTGACCCCACACTGATCGACTCTATCTACAAACAACAGAATCTCACCATAGCCACCACAGTCTTCGCTTTGGGAAA ATACACACGTTTTCTCAAAGATTTTCTGGAATCAGCAGAGGAGCATTACTTTGTTGGATTTCGAGTCCATTACTACTTGTTTACAGATAAACCAGAAGAAGTTCCTGAAGTTAAGATGAGTGAAAACCATAGTTTGACAGTTCGAAAGATTCCAAGTATGAACAGATGGCAGGATATCAGTATGGGCAGGATGGAAATACTGGAGAAACTAATAAAGAATGAACTGGCCAGTGAGGCAGACTATATTTTCTGCCTTGACGTTGATACAAAGTTCCATGGCCGCTGGAGTGTGGAGTCTTTGGGTCGTCTCGTAGGTGTGATACATGCTTGGTTCTTTGATGCTCCAAGGAATCAGTTCACATATGAGCGTAGACCAGAGTCTCAAGCATACATTCCAGCTGGAGAGGGTGATTATTATTTTACTGGTGCTGCATTCGGTGGCTCACTGGAGGATGTACATCATCTCACCAAAACCTGCCGGGAGCAGATGAACATTGATATTGCAAACTCCATTGAGGCGATATGGCATGAGGAGTCTCATTTGAACAAGTATTTCCTTTATAACAAACCCAGTAAACTGCTTTCACCTGAATATCTGTGGCGGGACATCAATGCTGGGGCAGGCCAAATAAAAGTAGTTCGCTTCACTCATGTAGCTAAAAACAATGCAGAAGTTCGTCCAAACAAGTAG